Within Pseudomonadota bacterium, the genomic segment GCACTCAAAAGTCTGAAACTCCAGACGGCTTCGGGTTCCTTCCAGCCGACATGCAGGCTGTCGTCGATATTGTAGACGGAGCGGGTCGGCGCGCTCTTCTCGCTACGCTCGTCGCCTCATGCGCCGGCTCCTCGCTGGGCTTTCGTCGGCCGGATCGTAACAGGCTACGGAATCCGGCCTCCCTGCCTGCCGGCAGGCAGGCTCGAGCCCCGCTGCGAAGAGCGCGCCGACCCGCTCCGTGTCAAGTCGGCACTCTGTTCCCGCCGTCACCCGAAGCCGTTTAAAATTATCCTGCGATGACTTGCTTGAGTTCCGGAAAATTGCGCTTGAGCTCCGCTTCAACGCCGGCCTTGAGCGTCATGAGAGAGAAGGGGCAGCAGCCGCAGGCGCCAGTGAGCTTT encodes:
- a CDS encoding NifU family protein gives rise to the protein MDKASVEKVLKEKIAPRLAADGGGVELVDVKTDNTVVVKLTGACGCCPFSLMTLKAGVEAELKRNFPELKQVIAG